A genomic region of Fodinisporobacter ferrooxydans contains the following coding sequences:
- a CDS encoding sugar phosphate isomerase/epimerase family protein: MKLGIFTVLFGDKTLGQALDYIKSQGLDAVEIGVGGYPGKKHADAAALLEDEQKLQDFKREIETRGLEISALSCHGNPLHPKREVAEQFHKDFVDAVRLAEKLGVETVIGFSGCPGESDFSQNPVWVTCAWPTEHAEVLEWQWKEKVVPYWTEMSAFVRKHGVRVAIEPHPGFVVYNTETALRLRREAGDNIGVNFDPSHLYWQQMDPNECLKELAKAGALYHFHAKDTAFDERNMALNGVLDTKPYQDELNRSWIFRTVGYGHGEESWKKMISTLQMVGYEGTISIEHEDSLMSTEEGFEKAVSHLKSLLIRNRMKEIWWA; this comes from the coding sequence ATGAAACTTGGAATATTTACAGTATTATTTGGCGACAAAACTTTAGGTCAAGCCCTTGATTATATCAAATCCCAGGGTTTGGATGCCGTAGAAATTGGCGTAGGCGGATATCCAGGCAAGAAACATGCGGATGCGGCAGCATTGTTGGAAGATGAGCAAAAATTGCAAGATTTCAAGCGGGAAATCGAAACGAGGGGACTTGAAATCAGCGCTCTTTCCTGTCACGGGAATCCGCTGCATCCGAAACGGGAAGTAGCAGAGCAGTTCCATAAGGATTTTGTCGACGCGGTTCGATTAGCTGAAAAATTAGGCGTGGAGACTGTGATCGGTTTTTCCGGATGCCCAGGTGAGTCGGACTTCTCCCAGAATCCCGTTTGGGTGACATGCGCTTGGCCTACGGAACACGCTGAGGTGCTGGAATGGCAGTGGAAAGAGAAAGTGGTTCCTTATTGGACCGAAATGTCTGCTTTTGTACGCAAGCATGGTGTGCGTGTAGCGATTGAACCACACCCGGGATTTGTGGTCTACAACACGGAGACTGCCTTGCGCCTTCGCCGTGAAGCAGGAGATAACATTGGCGTAAATTTCGACCCGAGCCATTTGTATTGGCAGCAAATGGACCCGAATGAATGTTTGAAAGAATTGGCCAAAGCAGGAGCATTGTATCATTTTCATGCCAAAGATACGGCATTTGATGAACGCAATATGGCTTTGAATGGCGTTCTTGATACCAAGCCATATCAGGATGAGCTGAATCGATCCTGGATTTTCCGTACAGTTGGATATGGGCACGGTGAGGAATCGTGGAAAAAAATGATCAGCACACTGCAAATGGTCGGATATGAAGGAACAATCTCCATTGAGCACGAGGATAGCCTGATGTCAACGGAAGAAGGTTTTGAAAAAGCAGTGTCTCATCTAAAGAGTCTGTTAATTCGGAATCGGATGAAAGAGATTTGGTGGGCATAA
- a CDS encoding sigma-54 interaction domain-containing protein — MGPFQQNNEAEFNLYFEVLENAFQGIVVVDPGGYILFMNKAYKQFLGAEEVVGRHVTEVIENTRMHIVAQLGKAEVAGLQRIKGHDMIANRIPIYVEGKLIAVLGTVIFQDVRELHALAATVDRLKQEVAYYKEELRKKLGATYEFEQIVGATESMQAAKQLSQKVAKSDTTILITGESGTGKELFAHAIHAASRRNLGPFIRINCAAIPDALLESELFGYEEGAFTGAVRKGKKGKFELANHGTILLDEIGDMPLVLQSKLLRVLQEKEIERIGGTHPISIDVRVISSTNRNLQELVREGRFREDLYYRLHVVSIHIPPLRERLEDIPEIAKDLLDQLMESTGIPVNHIDPDVWNVLKRHDWPGNVRELRNVLERALHLMERDTLNATHIMIPISQIQEMTKPLRTLRETVRAAEKEAIVQVLAATNGDKLKAAKFLDISRSSLYQKLLDYEIV; from the coding sequence ATGGGCCCGTTCCAACAAAATAATGAAGCTGAATTCAACTTGTATTTTGAGGTACTCGAGAATGCTTTTCAAGGAATTGTTGTTGTGGATCCGGGCGGATATATCCTCTTTATGAACAAAGCATATAAGCAGTTTCTCGGGGCCGAAGAGGTTGTCGGTCGGCATGTGACGGAAGTGATAGAAAATACGCGCATGCATATTGTTGCACAATTGGGAAAAGCGGAAGTCGCGGGGTTGCAGCGGATTAAGGGACATGATATGATCGCAAACCGGATTCCCATATACGTCGAGGGCAAGCTGATCGCTGTTTTGGGAACGGTCATATTTCAGGATGTCCGTGAACTGCATGCACTGGCTGCCACGGTAGACCGTTTGAAACAGGAAGTCGCCTATTATAAGGAAGAACTGCGCAAAAAGCTTGGGGCCACATATGAGTTTGAACAAATCGTGGGCGCCACGGAAAGCATGCAGGCGGCCAAACAGCTTTCACAAAAAGTTGCAAAAAGTGATACGACCATTTTAATTACGGGTGAAAGCGGCACAGGCAAGGAGTTGTTTGCACATGCGATCCATGCGGCGAGCCGCCGGAATCTAGGTCCGTTTATCCGGATCAATTGCGCCGCCATTCCAGACGCGCTATTAGAATCGGAACTGTTCGGATATGAAGAAGGAGCCTTCACTGGAGCGGTTCGCAAAGGGAAAAAAGGAAAATTCGAACTGGCCAATCACGGTACGATATTATTAGATGAAATTGGGGATATGCCGCTTGTTTTGCAGTCCAAATTGTTACGAGTGTTGCAAGAAAAGGAAATCGAGCGAATCGGCGGTACGCATCCGATATCCATCGATGTCCGGGTCATTTCTTCCACAAATCGGAATCTTCAAGAACTTGTGCGTGAAGGAAGGTTCCGGGAAGACTTGTATTACCGTTTGCATGTCGTTTCGATCCATATTCCGCCTTTGCGGGAACGGCTGGAGGATATTCCGGAGATCGCAAAAGATTTACTGGATCAATTGATGGAATCTACGGGAATTCCGGTCAATCATATTGATCCGGATGTATGGAATGTGCTGAAACGTCATGATTGGCCGGGTAATGTCAGAGAACTCCGCAACGTCTTGGAACGCGCGCTGCATTTGATGGAAAGGGATACTCTGAATGCAACCCACATCATGATACCCATATCGCAAATTCAGGAAATGACAAAACCGCTTCGCACATTGCGGGAAACGGTACGGGCAGCGGAAAAAGAAGCGATCGTGCAGGTATTGGCGGCAACAAACGGAGATAAATTAAAAGCGGCAAAATTTCTCGATATTAGCAGATCCAGTCTGTACCAAAAGCTATTGGATTATGAGATTGTATAA
- a CDS encoding D-alanyl-D-alanine carboxypeptidase family protein: MSKFKLSLGVVSLLLIGGVITQEIRPFRPYTFTSHIQAVSTVSGNLNFTLPTDGSSIVGIPGVGIMKEKAQDSQVPIASLTKMMTAYVVLQKHPLKEGENGPSLTMTANDENLYNQDVAAGDSVIKVAKGEVLTEKQMLEGLLLPSGDNMATTLANWIAGSESAFVQQMNETAKQLGMAHTHYADASGVNPQTVSTAADQFKIAEAVMKLPVFRDIVDMQQATLPVAGVQYNVNYDLGKAGIVGIKTGSTPEAGGNLAAAAYATSGDSKNLVISIVLGQQGVQPLMQALSVSEAIMNQARQDVIPVTFKKAGDTIGDLTLPWGGNVPLVINKDIPLTGFAGMDIHKKVILNPKLSGSIPANTVVGKLLLDAGDQHISVPLYTKSAVNAPGFIWKLTHLQR, encoded by the coding sequence ATGAGCAAATTTAAGTTAAGTCTTGGGGTTGTTTCCTTGTTGTTGATTGGCGGTGTGATCACTCAGGAAATACGCCCGTTTCGGCCGTACACGTTTACAAGTCATATACAAGCAGTTTCTACCGTTTCCGGAAATCTTAATTTTACATTGCCCACAGATGGATCTTCAATCGTAGGTATTCCTGGTGTCGGCATTATGAAAGAAAAAGCCCAAGACAGTCAGGTTCCAATTGCGAGTTTGACAAAAATGATGACTGCGTATGTCGTACTGCAGAAACACCCTTTGAAAGAAGGGGAAAACGGTCCAAGTCTTACAATGACGGCAAATGATGAAAATCTGTACAATCAAGATGTGGCAGCCGGAGATTCTGTCATCAAAGTTGCCAAAGGGGAAGTATTGACGGAAAAACAAATGCTGGAAGGACTGCTTTTGCCATCCGGCGACAACATGGCTACGACATTGGCTAATTGGATAGCCGGAAGTGAAAGTGCATTTGTACAACAAATGAATGAAACAGCCAAACAACTCGGCATGGCTCACACACATTATGCGGATGCGTCGGGTGTCAATCCACAAACGGTAAGCACAGCGGCCGATCAATTTAAAATTGCGGAAGCGGTCATGAAACTGCCTGTGTTTCGGGATATTGTGGACATGCAGCAGGCGACATTGCCGGTGGCGGGCGTGCAGTACAATGTCAATTATGATTTGGGCAAGGCCGGAATCGTTGGAATAAAAACGGGAAGTACGCCGGAAGCAGGGGGAAATCTTGCTGCTGCGGCATATGCGACAAGTGGCGATTCGAAAAACCTCGTGATCAGTATCGTTTTAGGGCAACAAGGAGTCCAGCCTCTCATGCAGGCGTTATCCGTCAGTGAAGCGATCATGAATCAGGCAAGGCAGGACGTCATTCCAGTTACATTCAAGAAGGCCGGGGACACCATTGGAGATTTGACGCTTCCATGGGGAGGCAACGTTCCTCTTGTTATAAACAAGGACATTCCCTTAACTGGATTTGCCGGTATGGATATACACAAAAAGGTGATATTAAATCCTAAACTTTCAGGCAGTATTCCTGCAAATACCGTTGTGGGCAAACTTTTGCTGGATGCCGGAGATCAACACATTTCGGTACCTCTATATACAAAAAGCGCAGTGAATGCGCCAGGTTTTATCTGGAAACTGACACACCTTCAAAGATAA
- a CDS encoding Gfo/Idh/MocA family protein, translating to MSKKLRIGIIGCGGIANGKHMPSLAKLAQVEMAAFCDIEEERAHQAAVKFGSEDAKVYTDYRELLKDATIDVVHVCTPNDSHADITVAALQADKHVMCEKPMAKTAADARRMVEAAKNTNKKLTIGYQNRFRTDSQYLHQLCERGDLGDVYFAKAHAIRRRAVPTWGVFLDKEKQGGGPLIDIGTHALDLTLWMMNNYKPKAVLGSTFHKLGQKKDAANAWGPWDPETFKVEDSAFGFITMQNGATIVLESSWALNSLQTGEAKCTLCGTEGGADMLDGLRINGENFGKLYTNRIDLDAKGVDFYNGETESAADLEARLWIESILNNSDPVVKPEEALVVTEILEAIYQSAQTGETVYF from the coding sequence ATGTCAAAAAAATTAAGAATTGGAATCATTGGCTGTGGCGGAATTGCGAATGGAAAGCATATGCCGAGCTTAGCGAAACTTGCGCAAGTAGAAATGGCCGCATTCTGCGATATTGAGGAAGAGCGCGCACATCAGGCGGCCGTAAAATTTGGTTCGGAGGATGCCAAAGTTTATACGGATTATCGAGAGCTCTTGAAAGATGCAACAATCGATGTGGTTCATGTCTGTACACCCAATGATTCTCATGCGGATATAACGGTAGCCGCTTTGCAAGCAGATAAACATGTGATGTGCGAGAAACCGATGGCAAAAACGGCTGCAGACGCCAGACGAATGGTTGAAGCTGCCAAGAACACAAACAAAAAACTAACGATTGGCTATCAAAATCGCTTTCGTACTGACAGCCAGTATTTGCATCAGCTATGTGAGCGTGGAGATCTTGGGGACGTCTATTTTGCCAAGGCGCATGCGATTCGCCGGCGTGCTGTCCCCACATGGGGTGTATTTCTCGATAAAGAAAAGCAAGGCGGGGGCCCTTTAATTGATATTGGAACACATGCTTTGGATTTGACTCTCTGGATGATGAATAACTACAAGCCCAAAGCCGTATTAGGAAGCACATTTCATAAATTAGGTCAAAAGAAGGACGCCGCAAACGCATGGGGTCCTTGGGATCCGGAAACATTTAAGGTTGAAGATTCGGCATTTGGCTTTATTACCATGCAAAATGGCGCGACCATTGTCCTTGAATCCAGCTGGGCACTAAATTCACTGCAGACGGGGGAAGCCAAATGTACACTCTGTGGTACGGAAGGTGGAGCGGATATGCTGGACGGCCTTCGTATCAACGGCGAGAATTTCGGTAAATTGTATACGAATCGCATCGATCTGGATGCAAAAGGCGTTGATTTTTATAACGGGGAAACAGAAAGTGCGGCAGATCTGGAAGCAAGACTATGGATTGAATCTATCTTAAACAATTCGGATCCCGTTGTGAAACCGGAGGAAGCCCTGGTGGTCACGGAAATCCTGGAAGCGATCTATCAGTCGGCGCAAACAGGAGAAACCGTTTATTTTTAA
- a CDS encoding ABC transporter substrate-binding protein, with the protein MNKKMTITLSGAFALSLLITGCGSTSGSSSSSSNGQVTLEFFQYKPEAGGTFNKLIKKFEQENPNIKVTQTNPPDAETVIKTRIAKNNLPDVIGIGGDSTYAEMAKDGLLADFTKSSELKNIEPAYLKLLHHVTGSQTDNAIPYAANADGVIYNKQIFKQLGITPPTTWDQFIADAQKIKAAGKTPFYFTFKDSWTTLPAFNGLAANLPGDSFFTDLKAGKTTFQKSYKDTADKFLQLLQYGQADEFGHGYNDGNVAFANGKSAMYLQGIWAIPEIKKANPNIQLGVFPLPASNDPSKNRLVSGVDLLLTMPKNEKHPAEAKKFIDFLLKQDSVKTYIAEQNAFSIEKGINQDNPDVAELNPVFAKGMVVDFADHNIPSAMHLDQLVQQFAQKKDVNAFLKSLDTEWNKAQSH; encoded by the coding sequence ATGAATAAAAAAATGACAATCACTTTGTCAGGTGCATTTGCATTATCTCTGCTCATCACTGGGTGTGGCTCTACTAGTGGATCGTCAAGCAGTTCTTCGAACGGACAGGTAACACTTGAATTTTTTCAATACAAGCCCGAAGCCGGTGGAACTTTCAACAAGCTTATCAAAAAATTCGAACAAGAGAATCCCAATATCAAAGTAACTCAGACAAATCCTCCTGATGCGGAAACGGTAATAAAAACGCGCATCGCAAAGAATAATTTGCCGGATGTGATCGGAATTGGGGGAGACAGCACTTATGCGGAAATGGCGAAAGACGGACTTTTAGCAGATTTTACAAAAAGTTCGGAATTGAAAAATATCGAACCTGCATATTTGAAACTACTTCACCACGTGACCGGTTCCCAAACAGACAATGCCATTCCGTATGCAGCAAACGCAGACGGCGTCATTTATAACAAGCAAATTTTTAAACAATTGGGCATCACGCCTCCGACGACTTGGGATCAATTTATAGCAGATGCGCAAAAAATTAAAGCAGCGGGCAAAACGCCATTCTATTTTACATTCAAAGATTCCTGGACAACCCTGCCGGCATTCAATGGTTTGGCTGCCAATCTTCCGGGAGATTCCTTCTTTACTGATTTAAAAGCGGGAAAAACAACGTTCCAAAAAAGTTATAAAGATACCGCAGATAAATTTTTGCAATTGCTGCAATATGGACAAGCCGATGAATTTGGCCATGGCTACAACGATGGCAATGTTGCGTTTGCAAATGGGAAGTCGGCCATGTATTTACAGGGGATTTGGGCGATTCCTGAAATCAAAAAAGCAAATCCCAATATTCAATTAGGCGTATTCCCGTTGCCGGCAAGCAATGATCCGTCCAAAAACCGCCTGGTTTCCGGCGTGGACTTGCTCTTGACGATGCCAAAGAATGAAAAACATCCGGCAGAAGCGAAAAAATTCATCGATTTCTTGTTGAAACAAGATTCGGTCAAAACATACATCGCGGAACAAAACGCGTTTTCCATCGAAAAGGGAATCAATCAAGACAATCCGGATGTAGCAGAATTAAATCCTGTGTTTGCGAAAGGAATGGTGGTTGATTTTGCCGACCATAACATTCCGTCTGCCATGCATTTGGATCAATTGGTTCAGCAATTTGCACAAAAGAAAGATGTAAATGCATTCCTGAAGTCATTGGATACCGAGTGGAACAAAGCGCAAAGTCACTAA
- a CDS encoding 4-hydroxybenzoate 3-monooxygenase translates to MRTQVGIIGAGPAGLMLSHLLYLQGIDSIILECRTREEIEGTIRAGVLEQGTVNLLNAMGASERMMREAHFHHGIELRFNGEGHRINMHELTGGKKVTVYAQHEVLKDLIALRLETGGQMIFNAGDVSLHDLDTASPKIRFRKEQDGELQEISCDYIAGCDGFHGPSRPSIPAEIRKEYQKIYPYGWLGILIEAPPSSPELIYANHERGFALVSTRSPEIQRLYIQVDPKDDIANWSDDRIWTELHARLSTKDGWKLIEGPIFQKGIVAMRSYVCESMQYGRLFLAGDAAHIVPPTGAKGLNLAAADVYVLARSLDAFYKSGKIELLESYSTNCLRHIWKSERFSWFMTSMLHPNHEHTPFERRMQLAELNFATSSRAAMTTLAEEYVDGSLVGQFTESGRNVLV, encoded by the coding sequence ATGCGCACACAAGTCGGAATTATCGGAGCAGGACCTGCCGGGCTTATGCTTTCTCATCTTCTGTATCTTCAGGGGATAGATTCGATCATACTCGAGTGCCGTACACGGGAAGAAATTGAAGGAACCATCCGTGCGGGCGTGCTTGAGCAAGGGACAGTGAACCTTTTGAATGCCATGGGTGCAAGTGAGAGGATGATGCGGGAAGCACATTTTCATCATGGGATCGAACTTCGCTTCAACGGTGAAGGACATCGGATCAACATGCATGAGCTTACAGGAGGAAAGAAAGTTACCGTTTATGCCCAGCATGAGGTGCTCAAAGATTTGATTGCACTTCGCCTCGAAACAGGTGGACAAATGATTTTTAACGCAGGCGATGTCAGCTTGCATGACTTGGATACCGCATCTCCCAAAATTCGTTTTCGCAAAGAACAGGATGGCGAACTTCAGGAAATCAGCTGCGACTATATCGCCGGGTGTGATGGGTTTCACGGCCCAAGCAGGCCTTCGATTCCTGCCGAGATTCGAAAGGAATACCAAAAAATATACCCCTACGGCTGGCTCGGCATCTTGATCGAAGCGCCGCCATCCTCGCCTGAGCTGATTTACGCCAATCACGAACGCGGATTCGCCCTGGTCAGCACCCGTTCTCCGGAAATTCAGCGTCTGTACATCCAGGTGGATCCAAAGGATGACATTGCCAATTGGTCAGATGATCGAATCTGGACGGAACTACATGCACGGCTTTCGACGAAGGATGGCTGGAAGCTGATCGAAGGCCCGATTTTTCAAAAGGGAATTGTTGCGATGCGCAGCTATGTTTGCGAATCCATGCAGTATGGCCGACTGTTCCTGGCCGGCGATGCAGCGCATATTGTTCCGCCTACAGGCGCCAAAGGGCTGAATCTGGCGGCTGCAGATGTGTATGTTCTGGCACGCAGTCTCGATGCCTTTTACAAGTCCGGAAAAATAGAGCTGCTCGAAAGCTATAGCACCAATTGTCTCCGTCACATCTGGAAATCCGAGCGTTTCTCATGGTTCATGACTTCCATGCTGCACCCCAACCATGAACATACGCCATTCGAACGCCGGATGCAGCTCGCTGAACTCAATTTTGCGACATCTTCGCGGGCAGCCATGACGACGTTGGCTGAAGAATATGTCGATGGATCCCTTGTCGGACAATTTACGGAATCGGGTCGTAATGTTCTTGTTTGA
- a CDS encoding carbohydrate ABC transporter permease, translating into MKSKNLAFYIMTIPAFALFFTFHTFPALEGIFYSFTNWDGIAPSFKLVGFKNYFNLFHDQDVLNAYLFTFKFAIVTTLIVNALSLLIAMGLNAKIKCKNFFRGVYFLPNVLGSLIVGYIFNYIFSNILPQMFGKLGIQALSTNILGNEHYAWIGIVIVTVWQSVALNTILYLSGLQTIPADLYEASNLDGAGKWKEFWYITFPMIAPFFTINMVLAMKNFLMVFDQVISMTNGGPGKATTSISLLIYQNGFSGNEFAYQSANAVIYLIVIMIISFTQIKFLQKREIDM; encoded by the coding sequence ATGAAATCGAAGAATCTCGCTTTTTACATCATGACAATTCCGGCATTTGCCCTATTTTTTACGTTTCATACGTTTCCGGCGTTAGAAGGAATTTTTTATAGTTTCACAAACTGGGATGGCATTGCGCCTTCGTTTAAATTGGTGGGATTCAAGAACTACTTCAATTTATTCCATGACCAAGATGTATTAAACGCCTATCTGTTTACGTTTAAATTTGCTATTGTAACTACCCTAATTGTCAATGCATTAAGTTTGCTCATTGCCATGGGATTAAATGCAAAAATCAAATGTAAAAACTTCTTTCGAGGCGTTTATTTTCTTCCCAATGTATTGGGTTCGTTGATTGTGGGCTATATTTTCAACTACATTTTTTCCAATATTCTTCCGCAAATGTTTGGGAAATTGGGAATTCAGGCGCTTTCGACCAACATATTGGGAAATGAGCATTATGCCTGGATCGGAATCGTAATTGTGACTGTTTGGCAATCGGTTGCATTAAATACGATTTTGTATTTGTCCGGATTGCAAACAATACCTGCTGATTTATATGAAGCATCGAACTTGGATGGGGCGGGAAAATGGAAAGAGTTTTGGTATATCACATTTCCGATGATCGCTCCGTTTTTCACCATTAACATGGTTTTGGCTATGAAGAACTTTCTGATGGTATTCGACCAAGTAATCTCCATGACAAACGGGGGGCCGGGAAAAGCTACAACTTCCATTTCTTTGTTGATTTATCAAAATGGTTTCTCTGGAAATGAGTTTGCATATCAATCAGCAAATGCAGTCATTTATCTGATTGTGATTATGATTATTTCATTCACGCAGATTAAATTCTTACAAAAACGGGAGATTGATATGTGA
- a CDS encoding LacI family DNA-binding transcriptional regulator, with translation MSLTINDIARLAGVSKATVSRVINNGKTVDPKLRDNVLSVIEQVNYRPSALARGLVKNESNLIGIIVPEIANIVFGVMLEGVSKVAEIYGYDIMLSLTEKSTKKEIHYLNLHRDKQVDGIILSSRSLKKEHIEIIERFEIPCVLIGQKSSVPGIPSVHLDNFSASYEAVKTLIRFGHRKIAMIRAPLDDGESGDERFRGYATALADEGIQFEDDWISVSDFSAAEGYVAMKQIIESGFQPTALFAASDKIALGAMNYLQDQGYMIPRDISIFGFDDMDVTELVRPKLSTVHYSSIEMGMTAFRNLIKLIKKEEIPAQHTNVPHQIILRDSVVRHVS, from the coding sequence GTGTCCTTAACAATCAATGATATTGCCAGACTGGCAGGCGTATCAAAAGCGACCGTCTCAAGAGTCATCAATAACGGCAAAACAGTTGATCCGAAATTGCGGGATAATGTGTTGTCCGTGATTGAACAAGTAAACTACAGGCCCAGTGCGCTTGCCAGAGGACTTGTAAAGAATGAATCAAATTTAATCGGAATTATTGTACCGGAAATTGCCAATATCGTGTTTGGCGTCATGCTCGAAGGGGTCTCGAAAGTGGCCGAAATCTACGGATATGATATTATGCTGAGTTTAACGGAAAAAAGTACAAAAAAAGAGATTCATTATCTGAATCTTCATCGGGATAAACAAGTCGATGGAATTATATTATCCAGCCGGTCGCTAAAAAAGGAACATATTGAAATTATTGAACGTTTCGAAATTCCATGTGTTCTGATTGGGCAAAAATCATCAGTACCGGGTATTCCATCTGTACACTTGGATAACTTCAGTGCTTCCTATGAAGCGGTAAAAACTTTGATCCGTTTTGGACATCGTAAAATTGCCATGATTCGTGCCCCGCTCGATGATGGAGAATCGGGAGATGAGCGGTTTCGCGGATATGCAACCGCACTTGCAGATGAAGGCATTCAGTTCGAGGATGATTGGATTTCGGTAAGCGATTTCTCGGCGGCGGAAGGATATGTGGCGATGAAACAAATAATTGAATCCGGATTCCAACCGACCGCTTTATTTGCGGCATCCGACAAAATTGCGTTAGGAGCGATGAATTATTTGCAGGATCAAGGATATATGATTCCGCGGGATATATCTATCTTTGGGTTTGACGATATGGATGTGACGGAACTGGTCAGACCGAAATTGTCGACTGTTCATTATTCTTCAATCGAGATGGGAATGACAGCGTTTCGCAACTTGATAAAACTGATTAAAAAGGAAGAAATACCTGCACAACATACGAATGTTCCACATCAAATCATACTTCGAGACAGTGTCGTACGACATGTTTCTTGA
- a CDS encoding LacI family DNA-binding transcriptional regulator translates to MTTIKEIAEKANVSMSTVSKVLNNRTNSISEETRNRIFEIAEQFQYKSNRKQTNKQLNKEIGILTWCSQQDESNDPYFLSIRQGIEKQCNDLGIRLSKMIRMSDSMPNYKENQLDGLIVIGKIDLDDLKKTFDREDRIVFVNQSPASLTFDSVVADFETATQQVLDHFLRLGHTRIGYIGGEEYLQKYEEKRGEKAAEIRKETFENILKNKGYYNPKDVYIGEWTTASGYELMKQALRDSEFLRAFFVASDNLAIGAIRALHESGFKVPDDVAIVSCDDIEIAAYVNPPLSTVRVHTEQMGKSAVNVLNERMNGRDIPVKVVIPTELIIRESCGSKLT, encoded by the coding sequence ATGACAACAATAAAAGAAATCGCTGAAAAAGCAAATGTTTCCATGTCTACTGTATCAAAAGTTTTAAATAATCGTACCAATTCCATTTCAGAGGAAACACGAAATCGAATTTTTGAAATTGCCGAGCAATTTCAATACAAATCCAATCGCAAACAAACGAATAAACAGTTGAATAAAGAAATAGGCATCTTAACTTGGTGTTCCCAACAAGATGAGTCAAACGATCCCTATTTTTTATCGATTCGGCAAGGAATTGAAAAACAATGCAACGATTTGGGAATCCGTCTTTCAAAAATGATACGAATGAGCGACTCAATGCCGAATTACAAGGAGAATCAACTCGATGGGCTCATTGTCATCGGAAAGATTGACCTTGATGATTTGAAAAAAACATTCGATCGTGAGGATCGCATCGTATTTGTGAATCAAAGCCCGGCTTCTCTGACATTTGATTCTGTTGTAGCAGATTTTGAGACAGCGACACAACAAGTTTTGGATCATTTTTTGCGCCTGGGCCATACGCGAATTGGCTATATTGGCGGAGAAGAATACTTGCAAAAATACGAGGAAAAAAGAGGCGAGAAAGCAGCGGAAATTCGTAAAGAAACATTTGAAAACATCTTGAAGAATAAAGGCTATTACAATCCCAAGGACGTGTATATTGGGGAATGGACTACGGCGAGCGGCTACGAATTAATGAAGCAAGCTTTGAGAGATTCGGAATTTCTACGTGCGTTTTTCGTTGCCAGTGATAATTTGGCGATTGGTGCTATACGAGCGTTGCATGAATCTGGATTCAAAGTTCCGGATGATGTTGCGATTGTCAGTTGCGATGACATTGAAATCGCCGCATATGTAAACCCTCCTTTATCAACTGTGCGAGTACACACAGAACAAATGGGAAAATCGGCGGTAAATGTTTTGAACGAAAGAATGAACGGCAGGGATATACCCGTTAAAGTGGTGATACCGACTGAATTGATCATACGAGAGAGTTGTGGAAGCAAGTTGACATGA